A genomic stretch from Cloacibacterium caeni includes:
- a CDS encoding glycosyltransferase family 117 protein has translation MKNWTFKKWNTILGWVVFAIAFFTYLSTIEPNFSFWDCGEYISSAVKLEVTHAPGAALFQLMGAVAAIFGFGDGSKYSVIINAMSALFSAFTILFLFWTITHFVRRLLNKDFEDVTVSDEIAILFAGVIGALAFTFSDTFWFSAVEGEVYSMSSMFIALLVWLITKWENEYHDSDNERWLILIFFITGLSVGVHMMVMLAVPAVCLMYYARNYEFTWKSFIIANLVTLFILAVVFKGIFPIIMSLFGKSEIFFVNGLGLPFHSGTIAAFIILFALMYVGISYARKSKSKLYQTIALSVIYMIIGFSCWLVIPIRANANPPMNLNDPDNAIGMLDYYNREQYGDWPTSYGQNYTAYLDNYGIEKNDDGSYKTQKTGDVYEKNEKTGRYDIVGERFNYVYSKEHVSIMPRMFNEDETVMSNYISMYGAPDFEFNYDNQDIADNPQAKEVFDQLRQKFENGSITLDDYKQAREYDLIKVHRPTLAQNLTYFVEFQIGYYFVRYLMWNFVGRQNDLEGHMENTNGNWVSGIPAIDDNLWGSQKDMPAKFKNESTVYFFFLPLILGLLGAFFQFNKDFGRFWAILSLFVLTSFGIIFYTGVKPFEPRERDYAMVGSFYAFAIWIGFGAAAILWYLQEKIKSNAATWITGIVLLGVPLMMGFQNYNSHDRSERYAAYDFAYSSLKSLPKNDIFFVYGDNDTYPIWGLQETEQFRDDVKVVNFTLLGTPWNIDQVKRRTYNSMPVPSVLTHEEYRDGTNDQVVLLSAEDWKNFIQNNVDAGVPESLFEPYKKYMVQDSMNIKDAVNFLRKRSPEKDEILKLLFGEDKYERFNFLPVSRFVLPVNKANAVKSGIISAKDLPNTVDQITIDYRRGNMFKANYILMDILANFDWKRPINFSVGGIYDDENIFYLKEYLQFDGFSYRLVPIKTEEREDGEMGRVDAEDLYKIVKNYKWGNFKNLNVHMDETCTQNIVSYRSSASRAAEALTLEGKKAKAIEVLDLASREIPSTKYNDPRSLSAMVYGYIVAGQEQKGLQLAEQLKRDIFEEYDYYLSLSKYEQKYVKKQMNAQPILYSLVTGAVSDAYKKIGQKDKGYNYLLKSIEPIDKRFKNFISDLQMAGKEKAFNEAEKVQKITPFYSYLFEVMKPYDSTYPKEKEAEITRQMMKATN, from the coding sequence ATGAAGAATTGGACTTTCAAAAAATGGAATACCATTTTAGGTTGGGTGGTTTTTGCAATCGCATTTTTCACCTATTTATCTACTATTGAACCTAATTTTAGTTTTTGGGATTGTGGAGAATACATTTCATCTGCTGTAAAATTAGAAGTTACTCACGCTCCTGGTGCTGCATTATTTCAATTAATGGGTGCTGTTGCAGCTATTTTTGGCTTCGGAGATGGTTCTAAATATTCTGTAATTATCAATGCTATGTCTGCACTATTTAGTGCATTCACCATATTATTTTTATTTTGGACAATTACGCATTTTGTAAGAAGACTTTTAAATAAAGACTTCGAAGACGTAACTGTTTCAGACGAAATTGCCATTCTATTTGCTGGTGTCATTGGTGCTTTAGCTTTTACTTTTTCAGATACCTTTTGGTTTTCTGCGGTAGAAGGAGAGGTTTATTCTATGTCATCTATGTTTATTGCACTTTTGGTTTGGCTCATTACGAAATGGGAAAACGAATATCATGACAGTGATAATGAACGTTGGCTCATTCTAATTTTCTTCATTACAGGACTTTCTGTAGGAGTTCACATGATGGTGATGTTAGCAGTTCCAGCCGTTTGTTTGATGTATTACGCTAGAAATTATGAATTTACATGGAAGAGTTTTATCATCGCTAATTTGGTGACACTTTTCATTCTAGCAGTAGTTTTCAAAGGGATTTTCCCAATTATCATGAGTCTTTTCGGTAAATCTGAAATTTTCTTTGTTAATGGGTTAGGTTTACCTTTCCATTCAGGAACAATTGCAGCATTTATCATTTTGTTTGCTCTAATGTATGTAGGAATTTCTTATGCTAGAAAATCTAAAAGCAAATTATATCAAACCATCGCACTATCAGTAATTTATATGATTATTGGTTTTTCTTGTTGGTTAGTCATTCCGATTAGAGCGAACGCAAATCCGCCAATGAACCTTAATGATCCAGATAACGCCATCGGAATGCTAGATTATTACAATCGTGAACAATACGGAGATTGGCCAACTTCTTACGGACAAAACTATACTGCATATTTAGACAATTATGGTATTGAAAAAAATGATGATGGTAGTTATAAAACGCAAAAAACAGGTGATGTTTACGAAAAAAATGAAAAAACTGGTCGTTATGATATCGTAGGAGAGCGTTTCAATTATGTTTATTCTAAAGAACATGTAAGCATTATGCCGAGAATGTTCAATGAAGATGAAACCGTGATGAGCAATTACATTTCTATGTATGGAGCGCCAGATTTTGAATTCAATTATGACAATCAAGATATTGCAGATAATCCTCAAGCTAAAGAAGTTTTTGACCAATTAAGACAAAAATTTGAAAACGGAAGTATCACGCTTGATGATTACAAACAAGCCAGAGAATATGATTTAATCAAGGTTCATAGACCTACATTAGCACAGAATCTTACCTATTTTGTAGAATTTCAAATTGGATATTATTTTGTAAGATATCTCATGTGGAATTTTGTAGGAAGACAGAATGATTTAGAAGGTCACATGGAAAATACCAATGGAAACTGGGTTTCTGGTATTCCTGCAATTGATGACAATTTATGGGGAAGTCAAAAAGATATGCCTGCAAAATTCAAAAATGAAAGTACGGTTTATTTCTTCTTTTTACCATTGATTTTAGGACTTTTGGGAGCATTTTTCCAGTTCAACAAAGATTTTGGAAGATTTTGGGCAATTCTTTCTTTATTCGTGTTAACCAGTTTTGGAATTATTTTCTATACTGGTGTAAAACCTTTTGAACCAAGAGAAAGAGATTATGCAATGGTAGGAAGTTTTTACGCCTTTGCAATTTGGATAGGTTTCGGAGCTGCAGCAATTCTTTGGTATTTACAAGAAAAAATTAAATCAAATGCAGCTACTTGGATTACTGGAATTGTTTTATTAGGAGTTCCATTAATGATGGGCTTCCAGAATTATAATTCTCACGATAGAAGTGAACGTTATGCTGCTTATGATTTCGCTTATTCTTCATTAAAATCTCTTCCAAAAAATGATATTTTCTTCGTTTATGGTGATAATGATACGTATCCAATTTGGGGATTACAAGAAACAGAGCAATTCAGAGATGATGTAAAAGTGGTGAATTTCACGCTTCTAGGAACACCTTGGAATATTGACCAAGTAAAACGCAGAACATACAATTCAATGCCAGTTCCGTCAGTTCTTACGCATGAAGAATACAGAGATGGAACCAATGATCAAGTAGTTTTACTTTCTGCAGAAGATTGGAAAAATTTTATTCAGAATAATGTAGATGCTGGTGTTCCAGAGAGTTTATTTGAGCCTTACAAAAAATACATGGTTCAAGATTCTATGAACATCAAAGACGCAGTAAATTTCTTAAGAAAAAGAAGTCCAGAAAAAGATGAAATTTTAAAATTACTTTTTGGAGAAGATAAATATGAACGTTTTAATTTCTTACCTGTTTCTAGATTTGTTTTACCTGTAAATAAAGCAAATGCCGTGAAATCTGGAATCATTTCTGCAAAAGATTTACCGAATACAGTAGACCAAATTACCATAGATTACAGAAGAGGAAATATGTTTAAAGCCAATTATATTTTGATGGATATTTTGGCGAATTTCGATTGGAAACGTCCTATCAATTTCTCAGTGGGCGGAATTTATGATGACGAAAACATTTTCTATTTGAAAGAATATCTTCAGTTTGATGGATTCAGTTATAGATTGGTTCCTATTAAAACAGAAGAAAGAGAAGATGGCGAAATGGGAAGAGTAGATGCTGAAGATTTATATAAAATTGTCAAAAATTACAAATGGGGCAATTTCAAAAATCTAAATGTTCACATGGACGAAACGTGTACACAGAACATCGTAAGTTACAGAAGTTCTGCAAGTAGAGCTGCAGAAGCATTAACTTTAGAAGGTAAAAAAGCAAAAGCCATCGAAGTTTTAGATTTGGCAAGCAGAGAAATTCCTTCTACCAAATATAATGACCCACGTTCTTTAAGCGCAATGGTTTATGGATATATTGTTGCAGGTCAAGAACAAAAAGGATTACAATTGGCAGAGCAATTAAAAAGAGATATTTTCGAAGAATATGACTATTATTTGTCGCTTTCTAAATACGAACAAAAATATGTGAAAAAACAGATGAATGCTCAACCTATCTTGTATTCATTGGTAACAGGAGCAGTTTCTGATGCGTATAAGAAAATCGGTCAAAAAGATAAAGGTTACAATTACTTGTTAAAATCCATCGAACCGATTGATAAGAGATTTAAAAACTTCATCAGTGATTTGCAAATGGCAGGAAAAGAAAAAGCATTCAACGAAGCTGAGAAAGTACAAAAAATCACACCGTTTTATTCTTATTTGTTCGAAGTAATGAAACCTTATGATTCTACTTATCCAAAAGAAAAAGAAGCAGAAATCACCAGACAAATGATGAAAGCTACGAACTAG
- the rnk gene encoding nucleoside diphosphate kinase regulator, translating to MKKVTLTKNDYTRIYKAITDAKNSKTINSNEAEKLLSELSKAEIVPSEKIDKDVVTMNSEVKLFFENTQKEQSFKIVYPQDANLKENKISIFSPIATALIGYKIGDEIEWIVPGGMTKIKIVDLIYQPEAAGDFDL from the coding sequence ATGAAAAAAGTAACTTTAACTAAGAATGATTACACTAGAATTTACAAAGCCATCACTGATGCTAAAAATTCTAAAACCATTAACAGCAATGAGGCCGAAAAGCTTTTGTCTGAGCTAAGTAAAGCAGAAATTGTACCTTCAGAAAAGATTGATAAGGATGTAGTGACTATGAATTCTGAAGTAAAACTTTTTTTTGAAAACACTCAAAAAGAGCAATCCTTTAAAATTGTATATCCACAAGATGCCAATCTAAAAGAAAATAAAATCTCCATTTTTTCACCTATTGCTACAGCATTAATCGGTTACAAAATCGGTGACGAAATAGAATGGATTGTTCCTGGCGGAATGACCAAAATAAAAATTGTAGACCTTATTTATCAGCCAGAAGCAGCTGGAGATTTTGATTTATAA
- a CDS encoding aminotransferase class I/II-fold pyridoxal phosphate-dependent enzyme translates to MKDIFERIKENPGPLGQFADYGEGYFIFPRLEGPIGPRMKFQGKEVIFWSANDYLGLCNHPEVLEADAKAAAEYGMFYPMGARAMSGETEQHLQLERELADFVGKESAYLLNFGYQGMLSTIDALVSRHDVIVYDSNSHACIVDGVRLHMGKSFMFRHNDMDSFEKNIKRATKVAEENGGGILVITEGVFGMTGQQGKLKEIAEFKKQYSFRLLVDDAHGFGTLGKTGAGAGEEQGCQDQIDVYFSTFAKSMAGFGAFIAGNKEIIRYLKFNLRSQIFAKSLTMPMVIGGLKRLELLRTRPEIKAKLWENVEKLQNGLLERGFNLGNSNTCVTPVFMQGTPVEATLLVKDLRENFGIFTSVVVYPVIPKGSILLRLIPTASHTDAEINETLAAFEAIHDKLVNGVYKQQAEKLLEEQNLSFKPL, encoded by the coding sequence ATGAAAGATATTTTTGAAAGAATTAAAGAAAATCCTGGTCCTCTAGGTCAATTTGCAGATTATGGTGAAGGTTATTTCATTTTTCCAAGATTGGAAGGTCCAATTGGCCCTAGAATGAAATTCCAAGGAAAAGAAGTCATTTTTTGGAGCGCAAATGATTATTTAGGACTTTGTAATCACCCAGAAGTTTTAGAAGCTGATGCTAAAGCTGCTGCTGAATATGGTATGTTCTATCCTATGGGAGCTAGAGCAATGTCTGGTGAAACAGAACAACACTTACAATTAGAAAGAGAATTAGCTGATTTCGTAGGAAAAGAATCTGCTTATTTATTGAATTTTGGTTACCAAGGAATGCTATCTACAATTGATGCATTGGTTTCTAGACATGATGTAATTGTTTATGATTCTAATTCTCACGCTTGTATTGTAGATGGAGTTCGTCTTCACATGGGAAAAAGCTTCATGTTCCGTCATAACGACATGGATAGCTTCGAAAAAAATATAAAAAGAGCGACTAAAGTTGCAGAAGAAAACGGTGGCGGTATTTTAGTTATCACTGAAGGAGTTTTCGGGATGACTGGTCAACAAGGTAAGCTTAAAGAAATTGCTGAGTTCAAAAAACAATACAGTTTCCGTTTATTAGTAGATGATGCTCATGGTTTCGGTACTTTAGGAAAAACTGGAGCTGGAGCTGGAGAAGAGCAAGGTTGCCAAGACCAAATTGATGTTTACTTCTCTACTTTTGCTAAATCTATGGCTGGTTTCGGTGCATTTATCGCTGGAAACAAAGAAATCATCAGATATTTAAAATTCAATCTTCGTTCACAAATTTTCGCAAAATCATTGACGATGCCAATGGTAATTGGAGGTTTAAAAAGATTAGAACTTTTAAGAACAAGACCAGAAATCAAAGCTAAACTTTGGGAAAATGTAGAAAAACTACAAAATGGTTTATTAGAAAGAGGTTTCAACTTAGGAAATTCTAACACTTGTGTAACCCCTGTTTTCATGCAAGGGACACCAGTAGAAGCTACTCTTCTAGTTAAAGATTTAAGAGAAAACTTCGGAATATTCACTTCTGTAGTAGTATATCCAGTAATTCCAAAAGGAAGCATTCTTCTAAGATTAATTCCTACAGCTTCTCACACAGATGCTGAAATCAATGAAACTCTTGCTGCTTTTGAAGCGATTCACGATAAATTAGTGAATGGTGTTTACAAGCAACAAGCTGAAAAATTATTAGAAGAACAAAATTTGAGTTTTAAACCGCTTTAA
- a CDS encoding S9 family peptidase → MKLKHTIIALAAPFLMKAQQVMTPEILWTLNKFSVTAVEPSQSGLFYSVGKVDLKTEKTNKEHFYYDLSKNQTSKVDFGKKSLIQWDKNGIYASEGDKIYISKDRGLTWTEFYTIGDADNIIISPDGKKIAFSKSVHVEKLLGKEKYSDLPKTTAQIYTDLNHRHWDAWNEGKYNHVFVANVGEDVAKAKDLLENLPFDAPQKPHGGSEDFVWSPDSSKVLYVCKKKSGKDYATSTNTDIYAYDLASGKTENWTEGMMGYDVNPKFSPDGKSLLWQSMARDGYEADKNDIVVMDLASKKITNLTKSWDESIVGDVAWSPDSKNIYFSTAYRGVKQLFHIGLDGKVKQISGGNFDVNEIIAFQSGNILVTRTDINHNADLFKVNVKDGSMLQLTSVNESTYAKLSQGKSELKMVKTSDGKEMGVWFHYPPNFDPNKKYPTLLYCQGGPQSALTQFFSTRWNFALMAANDYIVVAPNRRGMPGWGTKWNEDISKDWGGQPIRDYLAAADFAKTLPYVDGDRMGAVGASYGGYSVFMLAGVHENRFKTFIAHDGLFDMKSWYGTTEELWFANWDLGSPWEKPLPKAYTDFNPINFVDQWNKPIMVIQGGLDFRVGYEQGQEAFQAAKMKGLKTKFLYFPNENHWVLHPQNGLVWQREFFDWLKETL, encoded by the coding sequence ATGAAACTAAAACATACAATTATCGCTCTAGCAGCACCTTTCCTTATGAAAGCACAACAGGTAATGACGCCAGAAATTCTCTGGACGCTTAATAAATTCTCGGTTACCGCAGTAGAACCGTCTCAATCTGGGCTATTTTACAGCGTAGGAAAAGTAGATTTGAAAACCGAAAAGACTAATAAAGAACACTTTTACTACGATTTGTCAAAAAATCAAACTTCTAAAGTTGATTTTGGTAAAAAATCTTTAATTCAGTGGGACAAAAACGGAATTTACGCTTCAGAAGGCGATAAAATCTACATTTCTAAAGACAGAGGATTGACTTGGACTGAATTTTATACCATTGGCGATGCAGACAATATTATCATATCTCCTGATGGTAAAAAAATCGCTTTTAGTAAGTCGGTTCACGTAGAAAAATTGTTGGGAAAAGAGAAATATTCTGACCTTCCTAAAACGACAGCTCAAATTTATACAGACCTTAACCATAGACATTGGGATGCTTGGAATGAAGGAAAATATAATCACGTTTTCGTTGCCAATGTTGGCGAAGATGTTGCTAAAGCTAAAGATTTATTAGAAAATTTACCTTTTGATGCTCCTCAAAAACCTCATGGCGGAAGCGAAGATTTCGTGTGGAGTCCAGATTCTTCTAAAGTTTTATACGTTTGTAAGAAAAAATCGGGCAAAGATTATGCAACCAGCACCAATACAGATATTTACGCTTATGATTTAGCTTCTGGTAAAACCGAAAACTGGACAGAAGGAATGATGGGTTATGATGTAAACCCTAAGTTTTCGCCAGATGGAAAATCTTTGCTTTGGCAATCTATGGCGAGAGATGGTTACGAGGCAGACAAAAATGACATTGTAGTGATGGATTTGGCTTCTAAAAAAATCACAAATCTTACTAAATCTTGGGACGAAAGTATAGTGGGAGATGTAGCATGGAGTCCAGATTCTAAAAATATTTATTTTTCTACTGCTTACAGAGGTGTAAAACAGCTTTTCCACATCGGTTTAGATGGGAAAGTGAAGCAAATTTCTGGTGGTAATTTTGATGTGAATGAAATTATTGCCTTCCAAAGCGGAAATATTTTGGTAACCAGAACAGATATTAATCATAATGCAGATTTATTTAAAGTTAATGTAAAAGACGGAAGTATGTTGCAGTTAACTTCTGTAAATGAAAGTACTTACGCTAAATTATCTCAAGGAAAATCTGAACTGAAAATGGTGAAAACTTCAGATGGTAAAGAAATGGGAGTTTGGTTCCATTATCCACCGAATTTTGACCCAAATAAGAAATATCCTACACTTTTATATTGTCAAGGAGGTCCGCAATCTGCTTTAACTCAATTTTTCTCTACTCGTTGGAATTTCGCTTTGATGGCTGCAAATGATTACATCGTAGTTGCGCCAAATAGAAGAGGAATGCCAGGTTGGGGAACCAAATGGAACGAAGATATTTCTAAAGATTGGGGAGGACAACCAATCAGAGATTATTTAGCAGCGGCAGATTTTGCCAAAACTTTACCTTATGTAGATGGTGATAGAATGGGAGCAGTTGGTGCAAGTTATGGTGGTTACAGCGTTTTCATGTTGGCTGGAGTTCACGAAAATAGATTCAAAACGTTCATTGCTCATGACGGATTGTTTGATATGAAATCTTGGTACGGAACGACCGAAGAGTTGTGGTTTGCCAATTGGGATTTAGGTTCGCCTTGGGAAAAACCTTTACCAAAAGCGTATACCGATTTTAACCCAATCAATTTTGTTGACCAATGGAATAAGCCAATTATGGTGATTCAAGGAGGATTGGATTTCAGAGTAGGGTATGAACAAGGTCAGGAAGCTTTTCAAGCAGCAAAAATGAAAGGTTTGAAAACTAAATTCCTTTATTTTCCTAACGAAAACCACTGGGTTTTACATCCTCAAAACGGTCTAGTTTGGCAAAGAGAATTCTTCGATTGGTTGAAAGAAACTTTGTAG
- a CDS encoding DNA-deoxyinosine glycosylase: MKISSFPPIIDNESKILILGSIPGIKSLEMKQYYAHPQNKFWKIICELFHEELTTDYAERIKILEKYHVALWDVIDTCERKGSLDSEIRNEEANKIGELLHNYPNIKAIFCNGQKSYKNLQKILPKDFHLPIIVLPSTSPAHASLRYEEKLLSWQKIKNYLP, encoded by the coding sequence ATGAAGATATCCTCATTTCCTCCAATCATTGATAACGAATCAAAGATTCTGATTTTAGGCTCTATTCCAGGGATTAAATCTTTGGAAATGAAGCAATATTACGCACATCCTCAAAATAAATTTTGGAAAATTATTTGTGAATTGTTTCATGAAGAATTAACAACAGATTATGCCGAAAGAATTAAAATTTTAGAAAAATACCACGTTGCACTTTGGGATGTGATAGACACTTGCGAAAGAAAAGGAAGTTTAGATTCAGAAATCCGAAATGAAGAGGCGAATAAAATAGGAGAGTTGCTACACAATTATCCGAACATAAAAGCTATTTTCTGCAACGGACAAAAATCCTATAAAAATTTGCAAAAAATTCTACCGAAAGATTTTCATCTGCCAATTATTGTTTTACCATCTACAAGTCCTGCTCATGCAAGTTTGAGGTATGAAGAAAAATTATTATCTTGGCAAAAAATTAAAAACTATTTACCATGA
- a CDS encoding LTA synthase family protein, with protein sequence MSETLQKYAKFPLLAVVFTVLVKLLFLLTHHIQEDAFITWRVAQNLLDYGVIGFNGETKISASTTHLYVFVSYFFNLIFGKEDFIFPLLIFNSLLFTIGSYFLSKLILENPVHQAIFIFLFGILPPSIKISILGMEYGILFFLEMSLLYFGFKQNKIWAQILFPILILFTRIDTVIFLGVVFLVDIIWNKKIRWFYILGGMLGVAVLMSFNWFYFGELVNNTIVAKSVTYAKNMSLALQWKYFLMNYGNFWGMLKLPGDFNPFTILLLVFELLAFLYIVSKRESKNLFIWIIFLFGWTKQLIFISQRSYFDWYYWVPQILLFAVILVFVLEQKTYKLWWISLLVIFYILPMAAFQTIHSIATGNGEWNYRRSIGLFLKDYEKDKNQYILLEPAGYIPYFSGLKAIDEVGLVDKEIQTEIKKDKANYWKNTVEKRKPKYLLAPKNLFEGKDGSFYQENYRLLKEFRIKNHLNSDNKILEKIYRLKPSGTDYNLYERK encoded by the coding sequence ATGTCTGAAACTTTACAGAAGTACGCGAAATTTCCTCTTTTGGCAGTAGTTTTTACCGTTTTGGTAAAACTTCTTTTTTTGCTCACGCATCATATTCAGGAAGATGCTTTTATCACGTGGAGAGTTGCGCAAAACTTATTGGATTACGGTGTTATTGGTTTCAATGGAGAAACTAAAATTTCTGCTTCTACTACGCATTTGTATGTGTTTGTTTCTTATTTTTTTAACCTGATTTTTGGCAAAGAAGACTTCATTTTCCCATTATTGATTTTCAATTCATTATTGTTTACGATTGGTAGCTACTTTCTTTCAAAATTAATTCTTGAAAATCCTGTACATCAAGCTATTTTTATTTTTTTATTTGGTATTTTGCCACCTTCCATCAAAATTTCAATTCTCGGAATGGAATACGGAATTCTGTTCTTTCTAGAAATGTCTTTGTTGTATTTTGGGTTCAAGCAAAATAAAATCTGGGCACAAATTCTTTTCCCCATTCTCATTCTTTTCACCAGAATTGATACAGTGATTTTCTTAGGTGTCGTCTTTTTAGTCGATATTATTTGGAATAAAAAAATTCGTTGGTTCTACATTTTAGGTGGAATGTTAGGAGTTGCCGTTTTGATGAGTTTCAACTGGTTTTACTTCGGGGAATTGGTAAATAATACCATTGTTGCCAAAAGTGTGACGTATGCAAAAAACATGAGTTTGGCACTCCAATGGAAATATTTCCTAATGAATTATGGTAATTTCTGGGGAATGCTGAAACTTCCAGGAGATTTTAATCCTTTCACGATTTTACTTCTAGTTTTTGAGCTTTTAGCGTTTTTATACATCGTTTCGAAGAGAGAAAGTAAAAACCTTTTCATCTGGATTATTTTTCTTTTTGGCTGGACAAAACAATTGATTTTTATTTCTCAAAGAAGTTATTTTGATTGGTATTATTGGGTTCCACAGATTTTGCTTTTTGCAGTGATTTTGGTATTTGTTTTAGAGCAAAAAACATATAAATTGTGGTGGATTTCTCTGCTTGTCATTTTTTATATTTTACCGATGGCAGCTTTTCAAACGATTCATTCTATCGCCACAGGAAACGGAGAGTGGAATTACAGAAGAAGCATTGGTTTGTTTCTGAAAGACTATGAAAAAGATAAAAATCAATACATTTTACTGGAACCAGCTGGTTATATTCCATATTTTTCAGGTTTAAAAGCGATAGATGAAGTCGGTTTGGTGGATAAAGAAATTCAAACTGAAATCAAAAAAGACAAAGCCAATTATTGGAAAAATACCGTCGAAAAAAGAAAACCAAAGTACTTATTGGCTCCGAAAAATTTATTTGAAGGAAAAGATGGAAGTTTTTATCAAGAAAATTATCGATTGTTGAAGGAGTTTAGAATTAAAAATCACTTAAATTCTGACAATAAAATTTTAGAAAAAATATACAGATTAAAACCTTCTGGAACAGATTATAATCTCTACGAAAGAAAATAA
- a CDS encoding PLP-dependent cysteine synthase family protein, which translates to MTNVFDNILGLIGNTPMVKLNEVTKDIPAKVYAKIESFNPGHSTKDRIALHIIEAAERKGLLTPGATIVETTSGNTGFSIAMVSIIKGYKCILSVSDKTKPEKIAYLKALGATVYVCPASVPADDPRSYYEVAKKIAAETPNSIYINQYFNELNIDAHYSSTGPEIWEQTKGKITHLFACTGTGGTLSGSAKFLKEKNPDIKIIGVDADGSILKTYHETGEIDPSEIHSYQIEGLGKNLIPSALLFDRIDHFVRVNDEMSAYCTREIALKEAIMGGYTTGAVLQALRQYAHANPFSENDLVVLIFPDHGSRYITKVYSDKWMEEQGFINNCVHNYEEVFKTEYIK; encoded by the coding sequence ATGACGAACGTTTTTGATAATATTCTCGGGTTAATTGGTAATACTCCAATGGTGAAACTTAATGAAGTAACTAAGGATATTCCAGCAAAAGTTTATGCTAAAATAGAATCTTTTAATCCGGGGCATTCTACTAAAGATAGAATCGCGCTTCACATTATAGAAGCTGCCGAAAGAAAAGGTCTTTTAACTCCTGGTGCTACTATCGTAGAAACCACTTCTGGAAATACGGGCTTTTCTATCGCTATGGTAAGTATTATAAAAGGATACAAATGTATTCTTTCTGTAAGTGATAAAACCAAGCCAGAAAAAATTGCTTATCTTAAAGCTTTGGGTGCTACTGTATACGTTTGTCCTGCTTCTGTTCCTGCAGACGATCCTCGCTCTTATTATGAAGTAGCGAAAAAAATTGCAGCAGAAACACCAAATTCTATTTACATCAATCAATATTTTAACGAGCTGAATATAGACGCACATTATTCTTCTACTGGTCCAGAAATTTGGGAACAGACAAAAGGAAAAATCACTCATCTTTTTGCTTGTACAGGAACTGGTGGAACACTTTCTGGTTCTGCTAAATTTTTAAAAGAAAAAAATCCTGATATCAAAATTATTGGTGTAGATGCAGATGGTTCTATCCTAAAAACCTATCACGAAACAGGTGAAATAGACCCTTCTGAAATTCATTCATACCAAATTGAAGGATTAGGAAAAAATCTTATTCCATCCGCTTTACTTTTTGACAGAATAGACCATTTTGTGAGAGTAAATGATGAAATGAGTGCTTATTGTACTAGAGAAATTGCTCTTAAAGAAGCGATTATGGGTGGTTATACTACAGGAGCTGTTTTACAAGCCCTTAGACAATATGCTCATGCAAATCCTTTCTCAGAAAACGATTTAGTAGTATTAATTTTCCCTGACCATGGCTCTAGATATATCACCAAAGTATACAGTGATAAATGGATGGAAGAACAAGGATTCATCAATAATTGTGTCCATAATTACGAAGAAGTTTTTAAAACAGAATACATTAAATAA
- a CDS encoding DUF1697 domain-containing protein, whose translation MKYCAFLRGVNVNGTAMKMAEVCDVFKKAGMKDVSSVLATGNILFESDEVPENLKQKLEKSLSEHFQYEAFLFLKTDEEVKEILENSPFEKDENLHIYSFICNSGDGNLLMQEFLKTNHQEQEEAKLNNGNFYWKIPKGSTLDSEFGKILGKKSFKNILTSRNINTIEKIVNKFFIL comes from the coding sequence ATGAAATACTGTGCTTTTTTACGCGGCGTAAACGTAAACGGAACTGCAATGAAAATGGCAGAAGTCTGTGATGTTTTCAAAAAAGCAGGAATGAAAGACGTTTCTAGTGTTTTGGCAACAGGAAATATTTTATTTGAATCTGATGAAGTTCCAGAAAATTTAAAACAAAAACTGGAAAAATCACTTTCCGAGCATTTTCAATACGAAGCTTTTTTGTTTTTAAAAACTGATGAAGAAGTGAAAGAAATTTTAGAAAATTCTCCTTTTGAGAAAGACGAAAATCTACATATTTACAGTTTTATTTGTAATTCGGGAGACGGAAATCTTTTGATGCAAGAGTTTCTAAAAACCAATCATCAAGAACAGGAAGAAGCCAAATTAAACAACGGTAATTTTTATTGGAAAATTCCTAAAGGAAGTACGCTTGACAGTGAGTTTGGTAAGATTTTGGGAAAGAAATCTTTTAAAAACATTCTAACCAGCCGAAATATCAATACCATCGAAAAAATTGTCAATAAATTTTTCATCCTTTAA